Genomic segment of Tomitella fengzijianii:
CCGCCGAGCCCGCGAAGACCGCGCACTTCTGCTCGATGTGCGGGCCCAAGTTCTGCTCCATGCGGATCTCCGCGGACGTGCGCGAGTACGCCGCCGAGCACGGGCTGGAGACGCAGGAGCAGATCGACGCGGCGATCGCGGACGGCATGGCCGGCAAGTCGGCGGAGTTCGCCGACCACGGTTCGCGGGTGTACCTGCCGCTGGCCGAGGCGTCCTCGGGGGCGGCGGGCGCGTGATCGACCTTCCGGTGCCCTCCCCCGGCCGCACGCCGCCGCGCGCGCTGACCATCGCGGGCTCGGACAGCGGCGGCGGCGCGGGCATCCAGGCGGACATGCGGACGATGGCGATGTCCGGGGTGCACGCGTGCGTCGCGGTGGCCGCGGTGACCGTGCAGAACACGACCGGCGTCACCGGATTCCACCCGGTCCCGCCCGGAATCGTCGCCGGCCAGATCCGGACGGTGGTGCAGGACATCGACGTGCAGGCGGCGAAGACGGGCATGGTGGCCGAGGCGCAGATCATCGAGGCGATCGTGGAGACCTGCATCGACGTCGGCATCGGCGGCGGCCGCGGTTCCGCGGAACCGAGTGGCGGCGAGGCGCGGCGCACCGTTCCACTGGTGGTGGACCCCGTCTGCGCGTCGATGCACGGCGATCCGCTGCTGGAGCCGCACTCGCTGGCCGCACTGCGCGACCGGCTGGTCCCGCTGGCCGACCTGGTCACGCCCAACCTCGACGAGGTCCGCCTGCTGACCGGCGTCGACGTCACCGACAGGGCGACGCAGCGCGACGCGGCGCGCGCACTGGTGGATCTGGGCGCGCGGTGGGCCCTGGTGACGGGCGGCCACCTGCGCGCCGATGCGGACGGACCCACAGCCGAGAGCACCGATCTGCTGTACGACGGCGCCGACTGGTTCGAGTTCTCCGGGCCGCGCGTGCACACCGGCGACGATCACGGGGGCGGCGACACTCTGGCCGCGGCGATCACCTGCGCCCTCACGACGGGGGCCACCATGCCCGACTCCGTGGCGCACGGCAAAGAATGGGTGACGCGCTGCCTGAACTGGTCGTACCCCCTGGGCGCGGGGCACGGCCCCGTGTCGCCGTTGTGGCGGCTGCAATAGCGGGGATGAGTAGCGGGGATTCGCACCGACCGGACTATACAATCATTTGAATTGACGCTACGATGGACAGTCCCACCACAGCCAGCCGGGTGCACCGGCGCGGGGACGCGAACCAACGCCCACGGACCATGAATCGGACGCGGACGCGGCCGCCGGACATGTCGGGATCGGCCAATGCGGCATCGTCCGGCCCCGCCCCCGCAGCGCGCGCACCAGCGACGGCCGGTATCGCCGACCGTCCGTGAACGACGCGGTGATCATTGACCGCGTCATACATCTTCTTCCGGCCCTGTCCCGGTCCTCGGCCCCGTTTCCACATCACACGCTCCCGCGTCGCGCCCCGCACGCGGCGCCGGAGCCTCCCCAGGCGGACTTCTCCGCCGGAATGGAACCGATCATGACTCGCACGAACTCCCGGGGGCGCCGAGGCGTCCGAACCGCCGTCGCGCTCGCGGCCGCCGGCGCCGGCGCGGCCGGCGTCCTGGGACTCACCGCCACCGCCGCATCCGCGTCGCCGTTGAACGGCCTGACCGTCGAACCCGGGCTCAGCATCGGCATGGGGACTCAGTACGGCACGAGCTGCTCATACAAGACCACCGTCCGGACCGGCAGCACCGCGACCGTGAACTTCGATTACCGCAAGACGGATCAGCTGAACTGGACGCCCTTCGACGTGCAGTCGACCACCGGCCCCGGAACGGCGGTGACGCACTGGACACCGGCATTTGGGCCGGGGACCTATGAGGTCCGCGCAACCTCGGGGAACACCACGGAGGTTTTCACCACCGACGTGGGCATCGGCATAAACCTCGGCAGCGCCTGCGTGGTGCTCGGGCCGTTCCAGTGATCCGCTAGGCGCCCTCGACGCGATACATCCTCAGGTCGTCGGGCACGCCCCGCGCCCGGTTGAGGAAGAACCGCCGGTGCTCCTTGAGCCGCAGCCCCTGGTCCAGCAGCCACTGCGGGTCGAGGGCGTCGCGCACCACCTCCGACACCACCACGTTGCCGTCGCGGCCCGCCTCCATCATGCGGGCCGCGATGTTGACGTCCACGCCGAGCCAGTCTCCGCCCATGCGGCGGGGGTGGCCGCTGTGGATGCCCACGCGGATCACGGGGCGGTAGCCGTCGGCATCCACGTGCCGCAGGGCCGCACGCGCCGCCACCACCGCGTCCAGCGCCCTCTCCGGCGTCCGGAAGTCCGCGAGCAGCCCGTCTCCCATCCGTTTGACGACGCGGCCGCCCCGCGCCACGATCTCGGGTTCCACCGCGCCGGCCACCGAGCGCAGCAGCCTGAGCGTCGCCTCGTCTCCCGCGCCGAGCGCCCACGACGAGAACGCGACGAGGTCGGTGAACACCAGCGTCACCTCGGCATCGCCCTCGCCCCTGCCGGACCACTCGCGCACGGCCTGCCACACCTGCAGGGCGGCGAAGCCCGCCTCCCGGGACGCCCCGGCGGAATCGGGGAAAACCCGTTCCGCCACCCGGGCCACCGCCCGCGCGCCGCCGTCGCCGGCGACGGACAGCGGATCGCCGAAGCCCTGGTCGCCCGGCAGCACCCTGCGTGCGCGCCGGACCAGGCCCACCAGCTGCGGCGACCGGTCGAGCCGCCGCGCCTGCACCCGCACGCCGTCGAGGAACTCCGATGCGCGGCGCGCGGACGCCGCCTGCGACGCGGGCGCGCCGACCGTATCGCCGTCGTCGGCCGCACCGTCCTCGTCGGCCGCACCGTCCTCGTCGGCCGCACCGTCCTCGTCGGCCGCACCGCCGTCACCTGCGTCGAACTTCACGCCACAACACTATGCGACGCGGGGGCGCGGCGGGGGGGTGGTGAACGCCCCGGTCACGCGTCCCGCTTGTTCACCAGCCCCAGACTGATGGCGAACACGATCGCCGTGAACACGACGAAGTACACCAGCCCGCCCCAAGGACCCCAGTGGAAGTCCGCGGTGGTGCTGCCGTGCGCGCTGAGGAAGTGGTTGATGTTGGCGAACGGCAGCCACACGTAGATGTCCTTGCCGATGTCGCCGAACAGCAGGAAGAGCTGCTCGATGACCAGCGGCCACAGCACCACCAGGGCGATGGCCGCGGCGGTCTGCCGCAGCAACGCGCCCACCGCCACCGCGAGGACGGCGGCCAGCGCCGCGTAGAGGACCACGCCGTAGAGGACCCGCCAGGTCGCCTCGTCCAGGCCCATCCGGATGGTGGGGCCCGACCCGGCGATGCCCTTGGCCAGGAAGAACGCGCCGAACGCCGCGATCGCCACGACGACGGCGGCCACCACGGCGACCACT
This window contains:
- a CDS encoding PfkB family carbohydrate kinase, with the protein product MIDLPVPSPGRTPPRALTIAGSDSGGGAGIQADMRTMAMSGVHACVAVAAVTVQNTTGVTGFHPVPPGIVAGQIRTVVQDIDVQAAKTGMVAEAQIIEAIVETCIDVGIGGGRGSAEPSGGEARRTVPLVVDPVCASMHGDPLLEPHSLAALRDRLVPLADLVTPNLDEVRLLTGVDVTDRATQRDAARALVDLGARWALVTGGHLRADADGPTAESTDLLYDGADWFEFSGPRVHTGDDHGGGDTLAAAITCALTTGATMPDSVAHGKEWVTRCLNWSYPLGAGHGPVSPLWRLQ
- a CDS encoding adenylate/guanylate cyclase domain-containing protein yields the protein MKFDAGDGGAADEDGAADEDGAADEDGAADDGDTVGAPASQAASARRASEFLDGVRVQARRLDRSPQLVGLVRRARRVLPGDQGFGDPLSVAGDGGARAVARVAERVFPDSAGASREAGFAALQVWQAVREWSGRGEGDAEVTLVFTDLVAFSSWALGAGDEATLRLLRSVAGAVEPEIVARGGRVVKRMGDGLLADFRTPERALDAVVAARAALRHVDADGYRPVIRVGIHSGHPRRMGGDWLGVDVNIAARMMEAGRDGNVVVSEVVRDALDPQWLLDQGLRLKEHRRFFLNRARGVPDDLRMYRVEGA
- a CDS encoding ABC transporter permease, whose protein sequence is MGVVAAERIKLTSTRSPWWCAALVIVLGLGIGILMAVLSNDTEATQGTDPFILSATTATGGVSGFGVMIVMIMAALTVTTEYRFGVIRTTFQAIPNRAKVISVKAAVVAVVAAVVVAIAAFGAFFLAKGIAGSGPTIRMGLDEATWRVLYGVVLYAALAAVLAVAVGALLRQTAAAIALVVLWPLVIEQLFLLFGDIGKDIYVWLPFANINHFLSAHGSTTADFHWGPWGGLVYFVVFTAIVFAISLGLVNKRDA